The Afipia massiliensis genome has a segment encoding these proteins:
- a CDS encoding CmpA/NrtA family ABC transporter substrate-binding protein produces the protein MTRTTKEGKGEMTINRKMSRRALLKAGAGTAALLAAARLNFPGGAFAQTAGPEVTKAIFGYIALMDASPLVIAKEKGLFAKHGVPDVEVNKQASWGATRDNLVLGGEKNGIDGAHILTPMPYLISAGKVTQNNVPTPMYILSRLNLDAQAISVSNDYKNLKVTADASALKEAFAKKRAEGKEVKVAMTFPGGTHDLWIRYWLAAGGIDPDKDVSTIVVPPPQMVANMKVGNMDAFCVGEPWGEQLVNQGIGFSACSTGEIWAKHPEKALGIRAEYADKYPKATQAILMAVMEAQQWCDKPANRAEMSEIVGRRQWFNVPVADIIGRANGDINYGNGRVEKGTKQFMKFWQDHASYPFKSHDAWFVTEDIRWGKFEPTTDVKALVDKVNREDIWKSAAKALGVAAADIPASTSRGKETFFDGKVFDPENPSAYLKSLSIKRIEA, from the coding sequence ATGACCAGGACCACCAAAGAGGGCAAAGGGGAAATGACGATCAACCGCAAGATGAGCCGCCGCGCATTGCTCAAGGCGGGTGCTGGAACAGCGGCCCTGCTGGCCGCCGCGCGGCTGAATTTCCCCGGTGGTGCGTTCGCGCAGACCGCCGGACCGGAAGTGACCAAGGCAATCTTCGGGTACATCGCTCTGATGGATGCGTCGCCGCTGGTGATCGCGAAAGAGAAGGGGCTGTTTGCCAAGCACGGCGTGCCGGACGTCGAGGTCAACAAGCAGGCCTCGTGGGGCGCGACGCGCGACAACCTCGTGCTAGGCGGCGAGAAGAACGGCATCGATGGCGCGCACATCCTGACGCCGATGCCTTACCTGATCTCGGCCGGCAAGGTGACGCAGAACAACGTGCCGACGCCGATGTACATCCTGTCGCGCCTCAATCTCGATGCGCAGGCCATCTCGGTTTCCAACGACTACAAGAATCTCAAGGTCACGGCGGATGCGTCCGCACTGAAGGAAGCATTCGCCAAGAAGAGGGCTGAAGGCAAGGAAGTGAAGGTCGCGATGACCTTCCCGGGCGGCACGCATGACCTCTGGATTCGCTACTGGCTGGCAGCCGGCGGCATCGACCCCGACAAGGACGTCTCGACCATCGTCGTTCCGCCGCCGCAGATGGTGGCTAACATGAAGGTCGGCAACATGGACGCGTTCTGCGTCGGCGAGCCGTGGGGCGAACAACTCGTCAATCAGGGGATCGGCTTCTCGGCGTGCTCGACCGGCGAAATCTGGGCGAAGCATCCGGAGAAGGCGCTCGGTATCCGCGCCGAATATGCCGACAAATATCCCAAGGCGACGCAAGCCATCCTGATGGCCGTGATGGAAGCGCAGCAGTGGTGCGACAAGCCCGCGAACCGCGCCGAGATGTCCGAGATCGTCGGACGCCGTCAGTGGTTCAACGTGCCGGTCGCCGACATCATCGGCCGCGCCAACGGCGACATTAACTACGGCAACGGCCGCGTCGAGAAGGGCACCAAGCAGTTCATGAAGTTCTGGCAGGACCATGCGTCCTACCCGTTCAAGAGCCATGACGCATGGTTCGTCACCGAAGACATCCGCTGGGGCAAGTTCGAGCCGACGACGGACGTCAAGGCGCTGGTCGACAAGGTCAACCGCGAGGACATCTGGAAATCGGCGGCGAAGGCGCTCGGCGTTGCCGCGGCCGACATTCCGGCCAGCACGTCGCGCGGCAAGGAAACCTTCTTCGACGGCAAGGTCTTCGATCCCGAAAATCCGTCGGCGTACCTCAAGAGTTTGTCGATCAAGCGTATCGAAGCCTGA